The following coding sequences lie in one Mucilaginibacter sp. KACC 22773 genomic window:
- a CDS encoding RagB/SusD family nutrient uptake outer membrane protein, translated as MMKLIKINMVLLFVVMISSCKKDYLNRPPLTGITKDNFYKSGSDLRLATAALYAQPWSNWNNFPLLGVGDIMSGNMLQPYNADLVQFTTFSITSQNSYITQSWQSFYDIVAHCNINIKAINTSLPDSVAVSSKKGALGELKFIRATSYFFIAQLWGAAPIIEDNDKLIANPLVPRHKLTDVYKFIINDLRYAAANLPRADQPGRVTTWSAQGLLAKVYLTRAGLGQNGTRKQSDLDSAAYYAGNVCNTSGLTLLPSYYNLFRTQYNDNPESLFAFQWAPGVGYGQGNAIQAQFAPSGSLVTGGGGWGGAIGPTLDLANEYSMDDSVRRKATYMLTGDKYPELNAANGGYTATGVNVKKHIVGTAADNNSPTMDLWSSIEHNTVLRLADVYLVYAEALLGNNASTANPQALQYFNAVRSRAGVSTVTSITPDMIWKERRIELAFEGQYWFDLVRLSYYKPQAAINSLNGQKRQQFTYNQATGVKTPSPNGLIITPATVATFTLPIPANDQTADPKLLEEPVAYY; from the coding sequence ATGATGAAACTCATAAAAATAAATATGGTACTGCTGTTTGTCGTTATGATAAGCAGCTGCAAAAAGGATTACCTTAACCGGCCACCCTTAACCGGTATAACCAAAGATAACTTTTATAAAAGTGGTTCGGATTTAAGACTGGCTACCGCGGCACTTTATGCCCAGCCCTGGTCTAACTGGAACAATTTTCCGCTGCTTGGTGTTGGCGATATCATGAGCGGTAATATGCTGCAGCCTTATAACGCCGATCTGGTTCAGTTTACTACCTTTTCTATAACAAGCCAAAACTCCTATATTACCCAGTCGTGGCAGTCTTTTTACGACATAGTTGCCCATTGCAACATTAACATAAAAGCCATTAACACCAGCCTTCCGGATAGTGTGGCTGTAAGCAGTAAAAAAGGTGCGCTTGGCGAATTGAAGTTTATACGCGCCACATCTTATTTCTTTATCGCGCAACTGTGGGGCGCCGCGCCAATTATTGAAGATAATGACAAACTGATAGCAAATCCGCTGGTGCCCCGTCATAAGCTTACCGACGTCTATAAATTCATCATAAATGATTTAAGATATGCTGCAGCTAATTTGCCAAGAGCAGATCAGCCAGGACGTGTAACTACATGGTCGGCACAGGGCTTGTTGGCAAAGGTATATTTAACCAGGGCAGGTTTAGGCCAAAACGGCACCCGCAAACAATCTGACCTTGATAGTGCCGCGTATTACGCCGGCAATGTTTGCAACACCAGTGGTTTAACGTTGTTACCAAGCTATTACAACCTTTTCAGGACCCAGTATAATGATAACCCCGAATCATTATTTGCTTTTCAATGGGCGCCAGGTGTAGGCTATGGGCAAGGTAACGCTATACAGGCTCAATTTGCCCCCAGCGGCAGCCTGGTTACCGGCGGCGGTGGCTGGGGCGGCGCCATTGGCCCAACCCTTGATTTGGCTAACGAGTACAGCATGGATGACTCCGTGCGCCGCAAAGCCACATATATGCTTACCGGCGATAAATATCCTGAGCTTAACGCCGCAAATGGCGGGTATACCGCTACGGGTGTAAATGTTAAAAAACACATTGTTGGTACTGCTGCAGATAATAATTCGCCTACTATGGACCTATGGTCGTCGATCGAGCATAACACCGTTTTACGCCTGGCCGATGTATACCTGGTATATGCCGAAGCCTTGTTAGGCAACAACGCTTCTACTGCTAACCCGCAGGCGCTACAATATTTTAATGCTGTACGCAGCAGGGCCGGGGTAAGCACGGTTACGAGTATTACGCCAGATATGATCTGGAAAGAACGGCGGATTGAACTGGCATTTGAAGGCCAGTACTGGTTTGATTTGGTGCGCCTTTCTTACTATAAACCGCAGGCGGCCATTAATTCTCTTAACGGTCAAAAAAGGCAACAGTTTACCTACAATCAAGCTACAGGCGTAAAAACACCGTCGCCTAACGGATTGATCATCACCCCGGCCACAGTTGCAACATTTACGCTGCCTATACCGGCAAATGATCAAACCGCCGATCCCAAGCTGCTGGAGGAACCTGTAGCTTATTATTAA
- a CDS encoding SusC/RagA family TonB-linked outer membrane protein — MEKNLRKRLRHGALLLMAMLLLSLTGYAQTIKITGKITSADNTGPLPGVTVKVKNAATGTLSGVDGSYAINAKPGDVLVFSFLSFTTQQIFVGSSSVINVVLKPSTNDLNEVVVIGYGTKRRSDLTGSISSITSADLLKTQPTTFDQAMQGKVAGVVIQQVSGQPGGDVNVQIRGLGGFLGAPPLYVIDGVQIPPNGQSAIPGNGTNPLSSINPSDIASIDVLKDASATAIYGSQASNGVIIITTKKGASGPPLISYDGYQGWQKLPKYYDAMDLRQYATFMNEKSAIIGYDKRPQFANPQYLGVGTNWQKALYRTAPMLNHNIAISGGDDRTKYYLSGTYFSQQGIALGSDFKRTSIKANIDNKTTNWLKVGVNLNMAHVAENVATSNTGVILQALNQTPDVNVVNPDGTWGGNDPNIYGATGTNPFAIATIVKDFKSRYQLMGNAYAEIQFTRELTLRNEVAGNFDFATEDYFNPSYVMGAYSKTTNSGTTTNAQNFYNSISNYLTYQHTFAKKYYVNVVAGHEAQLLKSSGSSATRTNFASNNVQTISSGDATTATNTGVKGQGSLEAYFGRANFTYDDRYLLTATVRHDGSSKFAEAHRWNTTYSGALAWKINHESFLKGVRAINDLKLRVGYGLVNNQNIAEYAYGSTLSTIPTGLSGNSQITSTTGNPDIKWETTRSYNVGLDASVLSGRIGFSVDAYYRKTNNLLLSLTMPYYSGTFASGGYSPGAVQAPYVNIGAVGNRGFEFTLSTQNVKSKDFNWNTNINFSRNVNKVLALVDGTPAINGSVTKTVVGRSIGEFYGYQVLGIYKNAADFTKYPALSQNGGGSIPITPGSGGVWVGDVIFKDINGDGIIDARDQTFLGSPLPKFQYGINNSINYKNFDLNVFMVGNYGNKVYNQIKVNGENPNQNFGYFPSVLNYAKIGLIDPTGSASDINNVYITNPSTNIMRISQSSGNDNQRFSDKYIENGSFLKCKSIALGYSFSNNILNKIKLRSLRVYVNVTNVFTVTKYTGYDPEIGSWNPLAAGIDNGYYAQPRVYTVGLNVSLNN; from the coding sequence ATGGAAAAAAATTTACGAAAAAGATTAAGACATGGTGCATTGCTGCTAATGGCTATGCTGTTGCTAAGCCTCACGGGCTATGCGCAAACCATAAAAATTACAGGTAAAATTACCAGCGCCGATAATACCGGACCATTGCCCGGTGTAACCGTTAAAGTAAAGAATGCAGCAACCGGCACTTTATCTGGTGTTGATGGCAGCTATGCCATTAATGCAAAACCCGGCGATGTGCTGGTATTTAGTTTTTTAAGCTTTACTACCCAGCAAATATTTGTAGGCTCATCTTCGGTTATTAACGTAGTGCTTAAACCATCAACCAACGATTTGAACGAGGTTGTGGTAATTGGCTATGGCACCAAAAGGCGAAGCGACCTTACCGGATCTATATCGTCAATTACATCGGCCGATCTTCTTAAAACCCAGCCAACAACCTTTGATCAGGCCATGCAGGGCAAGGTTGCAGGTGTTGTAATACAGCAGGTATCTGGCCAGCCGGGTGGTGATGTAAATGTGCAGATTCGCGGTTTGGGCGGTTTCTTAGGCGCGCCGCCATTATACGTTATTGATGGTGTGCAAATACCGCCCAACGGCCAGTCGGCTATACCGGGCAACGGTACCAATCCGCTATCCAGCATAAACCCTTCGGATATCGCCTCTATCGATGTGTTAAAAGATGCTTCGGCCACAGCTATTTATGGTTCACAGGCATCCAATGGTGTTATTATTATTACCACAAAAAAGGGAGCCTCCGGGCCGCCGCTTATCAGCTATGATGGTTACCAGGGCTGGCAAAAATTACCCAAGTATTATGATGCAATGGATTTGCGGCAATACGCCACTTTCATGAATGAAAAGAGTGCCATCATCGGTTACGACAAACGGCCGCAATTTGCCAATCCGCAATACCTGGGTGTGGGCACCAACTGGCAAAAAGCCTTGTACCGTACCGCGCCAATGCTAAACCATAATATAGCTATCAGCGGCGGCGATGACAGGACAAAATACTATTTATCGGGCACCTATTTCTCACAGCAAGGGATTGCGCTGGGCTCTGATTTTAAAAGGACTTCGATAAAAGCAAACATCGATAACAAAACCACCAACTGGTTAAAGGTTGGTGTAAACCTGAATATGGCACACGTGGCCGAAAATGTGGCTACGTCCAATACCGGGGTAATTTTGCAGGCCCTTAACCAAACCCCGGATGTAAATGTAGTAAACCCCGATGGCACATGGGGCGGTAATGATCCTAACATTTATGGCGCAACTGGTACCAACCCGTTCGCTATAGCCACTATTGTAAAGGATTTTAAAAGCCGTTACCAATTAATGGGCAACGCCTATGCCGAAATACAATTTACACGCGAACTTACCCTGCGCAACGAAGTAGCCGGAAACTTTGACTTTGCCACCGAGGATTATTTCAATCCATCGTATGTTATGGGTGCTTATTCAAAAACCACCAACAGCGGTACGACAACCAACGCGCAAAATTTTTACAATTCAATCTCCAATTATTTAACCTACCAGCATACGTTTGCAAAAAAATACTATGTTAACGTAGTAGCCGGGCACGAAGCTCAATTGCTTAAAAGCAGCGGTTCTTCTGCTACCCGCACCAATTTTGCAAGTAATAACGTGCAAACCATAAGTAGCGGTGATGCAACAACTGCTACCAATACCGGTGTAAAAGGGCAGGGATCTTTAGAAGCCTATTTTGGCCGGGCCAACTTTACCTATGATGACCGGTATTTGTTAACCGCTACGGTACGTCATGACGGCTCATCAAAATTTGCCGAAGCACACCGGTGGAATACCACTTACTCAGGCGCGCTGGCGTGGAAGATAAACCACGAAAGCTTTCTTAAAGGCGTGAGGGCTATCAATGATCTTAAACTTAGAGTTGGTTATGGCCTGGTAAACAATCAAAATATAGCCGAATATGCCTACGGTTCAACATTAAGCACAATACCCACCGGCTTGTCGGGCAACTCGCAGATAACCAGCACAACGGGTAATCCCGATATCAAGTGGGAAACTACAAGATCATATAATGTTGGCTTGGATGCCTCTGTGTTAAGCGGGCGGATCGGATTTTCTGTCGATGCGTACTACCGTAAAACAAATAACCTGTTGCTAAGCCTTACCATGCCTTATTACTCAGGTACATTCGCTTCGGGCGGATATTCGCCGGGGGCGGTGCAGGCGCCTTATGTAAATATTGGTGCGGTGGGCAACCGGGGATTTGAGTTTACATTGTCGACCCAAAATGTGAAATCGAAAGACTTTAACTGGAACACCAATATTAACTTTTCCAGGAATGTGAACAAAGTACTCGCTTTGGTTGATGGCACCCCCGCAATAAACGGCTCAGTAACCAAAACTGTAGTTGGCCGGTCAATAGGTGAATTTTATGGTTACCAGGTACTGGGCATTTACAAAAATGCTGCCGACTTTACTAAATATCCTGCGTTATCCCAAAACGGAGGTGGCTCGATACCTATAACTCCCGGATCGGGCGGTGTTTGGGTAGGTGATGTTATTTTTAAGGATATTAATGGCGACGGGATAATTGATGCCCGTGACCAAACCTTTTTAGGATCACCTTTACCTAAATTCCAGTACGGGATCAATAACAGCATTAACTATAAAAATTTCGACCTGAATGTTTTCATGGTTGGTAATTACGGCAATAAAGTTTATAACCAGATAAAGGTAAACGGCGAGAATCCTAATCAAAACTTTGGCTATTTCCCTTCTGTGCTCAACTATGCCAAGATCGGGCTGATTGACCCGACCGGCTCTGCATCGGATATTAACAACGTATATATCACAAACCCATCTACCAATATTATGCGGATAAGCCAGAGCAGTGGTAACGACAATCAGCGTTTTTCTGACAAATACATCGAAAATGGGTCGTTTTTAAAATGTAAAAGTATCGCCTTGGGGTACAGCTTTTCAAACAACATTTTAAATAAGATCAAACTACGGTCATTACGGGTGTATGTTAACGTTACCAACGTTTTCACGGTTACCAAATATACCGGCTATGATCCTGAAATTGGTTCGTGGAACCCATTGGCAGCGGGTATTGATAACGGATATTATGCTCAGCCGCGTGTTTACACAGTTGGTCTTAACGTATCGCTAAATAACTAA
- a CDS encoding hybrid sensor histidine kinase/response regulator transcription factor — protein sequence MRVKLYIVVSALFFAYTNNFAQNSQYQFSRLNISNGLSHNQVNCIFKDPKGFMWFGTASGLNRYDGYTFKVFKHDVNNKYSINDDYVTNICEGPGKKLWITTRAGYSFYDPETEQFNNDVWSVVYPFKLPGYPIVSKTLHNGNGDFWFLCPDSGLYRYNELKKTATRYYHHQNSSPSLYSSFVTDIAQDASGNIWLAYDDGVVELFDVKRNAITYHTDIFKKAANNKGRNYSITIDSDGDLWVFNPNIDSRAYYYSPRTGRFRQIAKESSETPLTSNIITNIIQADDGLMWISTDHGGINILDKKSGKITYLLNREDDAKSLAQNTASVYKDNTGIMWARTLREGVSYYHKNIIRFPLYRHFASDPRSVTFEDVNKFVEDKNGNLWIGTNGGGLIYFDRKTGRFIQYKHDPANPNSLSSDIIVSLCIDHDQQLWIGTYFGGLDHFDGKKFIHYKHNDKVPTSIADDRVWNILEDSSNRLWIGTFDNGLEIFDRSKNIFYHPFGQTEIRCPYTAALFEDKRGDIWVAGYFGIDKILKNGRGVIHYNKKNNDPNSLIGDNINSITQDSHGLMWIATRDGLSILNPETNRFISLTKKEGLPDNQVLNVLEDNRGAMWLSTSKGLGRITLQPGNGTYKFEFENFDETDGLQGREFSINAALKTNKGELVFGGSHGFNIFDPLSIHPNIDEPKLIFTGFQLFNKSIAANEIVDGHIILSKAISATQEITLNHSENVFTIEFAALNFFNPNKITHQYMMEGFDKGWLTADNATRKATYTNLDAGNYTFNVRAIGQEGKWEPIHIKLKIKVLPPFWKSTLAYVIYLFLIAGTLLFIRRRGIQKIRREFIAEKEKQEAKLLIEQERQEVKRMLELDQLKTKFLTNVSHEFRTPLSLIMAPVDKMLIDADKERGEQLNMIRRNAKRLLNLVNQLLDFRKMEVQELRLHARSGDIVSFIKEMSYSFSDIAEKKHIGFVFDSEIENLVINFDHDKIERIIFNLLSNAFKFTPEGGHVSVLLSTKQTPGQQMLEIKVIDTGIGIPTDKKDKIFERFFQNDIPGSMVNQGSGIGLSITKEFVKLHNGEIYVESEPGQGSYFTILLPVHLTAEAEGQWPDDGFNLAELSGTDEQALQQPGGVAAAKKLTVLLVEDNEDFRFYLKDNLNDFFHIVEAANGKEGWQKTLALHPNLVVSDISMPEMNGIDLCRKIRNDKRTSHIPVVLLTAITGEEQQLKGLETGANDYLTKPFNFEILLSKLKNILAIQQDMRKTYQKQLDAKPTDVVPESFDEAFIKKALLIIEKNIDNADFSVEELSSELCVSRVTLYKRALTLTGKSPVELVRSIRLKRAAQLLENSQLTISQISYKVGFKSQKYFVRSFKAEFNCLPSAYQQKSRQQADKA from the coding sequence ATGCGCGTAAAACTTTATATTGTCGTTTCAGCATTGTTTTTTGCTTACACCAACAATTTTGCACAAAACAGCCAATACCAGTTTTCGCGGCTCAATATAAGTAACGGACTATCTCACAACCAGGTTAATTGCATATTTAAAGACCCCAAGGGCTTCATGTGGTTCGGTACGGCTTCGGGCCTTAACCGTTATGACGGTTATACTTTTAAAGTATTTAAGCACGATGTAAATAACAAATACTCCATTAATGATGATTATGTAACTAATATTTGTGAAGGGCCTGGCAAAAAATTATGGATAACAACCCGGGCCGGATATTCCTTTTATGACCCCGAAACGGAGCAGTTTAACAATGATGTATGGTCAGTAGTCTATCCTTTCAAACTTCCCGGGTATCCGATAGTTTCCAAAACACTTCACAATGGGAATGGCGACTTCTGGTTTTTATGCCCCGATTCGGGCCTTTACAGGTATAATGAGCTGAAAAAAACTGCCACGCGTTATTATCATCACCAAAATTCCAGCCCATCATTATATTCAAGTTTTGTTACAGACATTGCGCAGGATGCAAGCGGCAATATATGGCTTGCTTATGACGACGGCGTAGTAGAGCTATTTGACGTAAAACGTAATGCAATTACGTACCATACCGATATTTTTAAAAAAGCAGCTAATAATAAGGGTAGAAATTACTCAATAACTATCGACAGTGACGGCGATCTTTGGGTATTTAACCCAAATATAGACTCCCGCGCCTATTATTACAGCCCCCGGACGGGACGGTTCCGGCAGATTGCAAAAGAATCGTCAGAGACACCACTTACATCGAACATCATTACAAATATTATCCAGGCCGACGACGGACTCATGTGGATATCCACTGATCATGGCGGGATAAACATATTGGATAAAAAAAGTGGCAAAATCACTTATTTATTGAACAGGGAAGATGATGCAAAATCATTGGCACAAAACACAGCATCTGTTTACAAGGACAATACAGGCATTATGTGGGCCCGTACTCTTAGGGAAGGAGTAAGTTATTATCATAAAAATATTATCAGGTTCCCGTTATACAGACACTTTGCCTCAGATCCCCGGAGTGTTACTTTTGAAGATGTTAACAAATTTGTTGAGGATAAAAACGGTAACTTATGGATTGGTACCAATGGAGGCGGTTTAATTTATTTTGATCGCAAAACAGGCAGGTTTATCCAGTATAAACACGATCCGGCAAACCCGAACAGCCTCAGCAGCGATATTATTGTAAGCTTATGTATCGACCACGACCAGCAACTATGGATAGGTACGTATTTTGGCGGGCTGGACCATTTTGACGGAAAAAAATTTATTCACTACAAACATAATGACAAGGTTCCCACAAGCATTGCCGATGACCGGGTGTGGAATATCCTGGAAGATTCATCAAACCGGTTATGGATTGGCACTTTTGATAACGGTTTGGAAATTTTTGACCGCTCGAAAAATATATTTTATCATCCGTTCGGCCAAACCGAAATCAGGTGCCCGTATACAGCCGCTTTGTTTGAGGATAAGCGGGGAGACATTTGGGTGGCGGGATATTTTGGGATAGATAAAATATTAAAAAATGGACGTGGTGTTATACATTATAATAAAAAGAACAACGACCCTAACAGTTTGATTGGCGATAACATCAATAGTATCACTCAGGATAGCCACGGCCTGATGTGGATAGCAACAAGGGACGGACTGAGCATATTGAACCCTGAAACCAACCGTTTTATTTCGCTGACGAAAAAGGAAGGGTTGCCCGACAACCAGGTTTTGAATGTATTGGAGGATAACAGGGGGGCCATGTGGCTAAGTACATCAAAGGGGCTTGGCCGGATAACACTGCAACCTGGCAATGGAACCTATAAGTTTGAATTTGAAAACTTTGATGAAACAGATGGCCTGCAGGGCAGAGAGTTTAGCATAAATGCAGCCTTAAAAACCAATAAAGGGGAATTGGTATTTGGCGGCTCGCATGGCTTTAATATTTTCGACCCACTGAGTATACATCCGAATATAGATGAGCCTAAATTAATTTTCACCGGTTTTCAGCTATTCAACAAAAGTATAGCAGCCAATGAAATAGTTGATGGCCATATCATATTATCTAAAGCCATCTCGGCCACACAAGAGATAACACTGAATCACAGCGAAAATGTGTTTACGATTGAATTTGCCGCCTTAAATTTCTTTAACCCCAATAAAATAACGCACCAGTATATGATGGAAGGTTTTGATAAAGGGTGGCTTACCGCAGACAATGCTACCCGGAAAGCTACCTATACCAACCTTGATGCGGGCAATTATACTTTTAATGTAAGGGCTATTGGCCAGGAGGGAAAATGGGAACCCATACATATAAAATTAAAAATTAAGGTATTGCCCCCGTTCTGGAAATCTACTTTAGCTTACGTCATTTACCTGTTCCTGATAGCCGGAACGCTTCTTTTTATACGCCGGCGCGGAATACAAAAAATAAGAAGGGAATTTATAGCCGAAAAAGAAAAACAGGAAGCAAAGCTGTTAATTGAACAGGAACGGCAGGAGGTTAAGCGTATGCTGGAGCTTGATCAGTTGAAAACTAAATTTTTAACAAATGTAAGTCATGAGTTCAGGACTCCATTATCATTAATTATGGCACCTGTTGATAAAATGCTTATTGATGCCGATAAAGAGCGGGGCGAGCAATTGAATATGATAAGGCGAAACGCTAAAAGGTTGTTAAACCTTGTAAACCAACTGCTTGATTTTCGGAAGATGGAAGTTCAGGAACTCAGGTTACATGCCCGGAGCGGCGATATCGTTAGCTTTATTAAGGAAATGTCTTATTCCTTTTCAGATATTGCCGAAAAAAAACATATCGGGTTTGTGTTCGACTCGGAAATTGAAAACCTGGTGATCAATTTTGACCACGATAAAATAGAACGTATCATATTTAACCTCCTTTCCAACGCATTTAAATTCACACCCGAAGGCGGGCACGTGAGCGTATTATTATCAACCAAACAAACACCCGGGCAGCAAATGCTCGAAATAAAGGTTATTGATACAGGCATAGGTATTCCCACCGATAAAAAGGATAAAATTTTTGAACGTTTTTTTCAAAACGATATTCCCGGATCTATGGTTAACCAGGGTAGCGGTATTGGCCTGTCAATAACAAAGGAATTTGTAAAGCTGCATAATGGTGAAATATATGTAGAAAGCGAACCCGGGCAGGGAAGTTATTTTACCATTTTACTGCCTGTGCACCTAACGGCCGAGGCAGAAGGACAATGGCCCGATGACGGGTTTAACCTGGCAGAACTTTCAGGGACCGACGAACAAGCCTTGCAACAACCCGGGGGTGTTGCTGCTGCTAAAAAACTAACTGTTTTACTGGTTGAAGATAATGAGGACTTCCGGTTTTATTTAAAAGACAACTTAAACGATTTTTTTCATATTGTTGAGGCCGCAAACGGCAAGGAAGGCTGGCAAAAAACGCTGGCCCTGCACCCCAACCTGGTAGTTAGCGATATAAGTATGCCCGAAATGAATGGGATAGACCTTTGCCGCAAAATACGTAACGACAAACGGACATCGCACATACCGGTTGTTTTACTTACCGCTATAACCGGCGAAGAGCAACAGTTAAAGGGCCTCGAAACTGGCGCCAATGATTACCTCACCAAACCTTTCAACTTCGAGATACTGCTATCCAAACTGAAAAACATACTGGCCATACAGCAGGATATGCGCAAAACCTATCAAAAACAGCTTGATGCCAAGCCAACAGATGTGGTGCCCGAGTCGTTCGATGAGGCTTTTATTAAAAAAGCCTTATTGATTATCGAAAAAAATATTGATAATGCCGATTTCTCGGTAGAAGAACTCAGTAGCGAATTATGTGTGAGCCGTGTTACGCTATATAAAAGGGCGCTCACCTTAACCGGAAAGTCTCCGGTTGAATTGGTCAGGTCTATCCGTTTAAAGCGTGCCGCGCAGTTGCTTGAGAACTCGCAGTTAACCATATCCCAAATATCATACAAGGTAGGCTTTAAAAGCCAGAAGTATTTTGTACGCTCCTTTAAAGCTGAATTCAATTGTCTTCCGTCGGCGTATCAGCAAAAAAGTAGGCAACAGGCTGATAAAGCCTGA